Proteins from a genomic interval of Equus quagga isolate Etosha38 chromosome 13, UCLA_HA_Equagga_1.0, whole genome shotgun sequence:
- the TBX19 gene encoding T-box transcription factor TBX19, with product MAMSELSMQKTSDGTVSRLLNMVESELQAGREKGDPTEKQLQIILEDAPLWQRFKEVTNEMIVTKNGRRMFPVLKISVTGLDPNAMYSLLLDFVPTDSHRWKYVNGEWVPAGKPEVSSHSCVYIHPDSPNFGAHWMKAPISFSKVKLTNKLNGGGQIMLNSLHKYEPQVHIVRVGGAHRMVMNCSFPETQFIAVTAYQNEEITALKIKYNPFAKAFLDAKERNHLKDVPEAVAESQHVAYSHLGGWIFSNPDGVCTAGNANYQYATPLPLSAPHTHQGCEHYPGLRGHRQAPYPSAYMHRNHSPSVNLIESSSNNLQVFSGADSWTSLSSTPHASILSVPHTSGPMNPGPSPYPCLWTISNGGAGPAGPGTEVHAGSPGAFLLGNPAVTSPLSTQAPTSAGVEVLGEPSLTSIAVSTWTAVASHPFSGWGGPGGGGLHSPSSLDS from the exons ATGGCCATGAGTGAGCTGAGCATGCAGAAGACCAGCGATGGCACTGTTTCTCGCCTGCTCAATATGGTGGAAAGTGAGCTTCaggcagggagggaaaaaggCGACCCCACGGAGAAGCAACTTCAGATCATCCTGGAGGACGCCCCTCTCTGGCAGAGATTCAAGGAAGTCACGAACGAAATGATCGTGACCAAGAATGGCAG ACGGATGTTCCCTGTCCTAAAGATTAGTGTTACGGGGCTGGACCCCAATGCCATGTACTCCCTCCTGCTGGACTTTGTCCCAACGGACAGTCACCGCTGGAAGTACGTCAATGGAGAATGGGTGCCCGCGGGCAAGCCAGAAGTCTCCAGCCACAGCTGCGTCTACATCCACCCCGACTCCCCCAACTTTGGGGCCCACTGGATGAAAGCGCCCATCTCTTTCAGCAAAGTGAAGCTGACCAACAAGCTCAATGGAGGTGGGCAG ATAATGTTGAATTCTCTGCATAAGTATGAACCCCAGGTGCACATAGTGCGTGTTGGAGGCGCCCATCGAATGGTGATGAACTGCTCCTTCCCTGAGACCCAGTTCATAGCCGTGACTGCCTATCAGAACGAGGAG ATAACAGCTCTCAAAATCAAGTACAACCCTTTTGCCAAAGCCTTCTTGGATGCCAAGGAAAG GAACCACCTAAAAGACGTCCCGGAAGCTGTCGCTGAGAGCCAGCATGTGGCCTATTCTCACT TGGGAGGATGGATCTTTTCCAATCCGGATGGAGTGTGCACAGCAGGAAACGCCAATTATCAGTATGCTACTCCTTTGCCTCTGTCTGCTCCCCACACCCACCAGGGCTGTGAGCACTATCCTGGCCTCCGAGGACACCGGCAGGCTCCTTACCCTTCTGCTTACATGCATAGAAACCATTCTCCCTCAG TGAACTTGATAGAAAGCTCCAGCAATAATCTGCAAGTTTTCTCTGGAGCTGACAGCTGGACGTCCTTATCCTCCACACCCCACGCCAGCATCCTGTCTGTACCCCACACGAGTGGACCCATGAATCCAGGGCCTAG ccccTACCCTTGCCTGTGGACCATTAGCAACGGCGGTGCGGGCCCTGCCGGGCCGGGCACAGAGGTGCACGCTGGCTCCCCGGGAGCCTTTCTTCTGGGTAACCCAGCTGTGACTTCGCCCCTCTCCACCCAGGCACCCACCTCGGCTGGCGTGGAGGTTCTAGGGGAGCCCTCGCTGACCAGCATCGCCGTGTCCACCTGGACAGCAGTGGCCTCGCATCCCTTCTCAGGCTGGGGTGGCCCGGGTGGGGGTGGgctccattctccctcctccttggaCAGTTAG